The following proteins are encoded in a genomic region of Gossypium hirsutum isolate 1008001.06 chromosome D05, Gossypium_hirsutum_v2.1, whole genome shotgun sequence:
- the LOC107940078 gene encoding putative disease resistance protein At3g14460, whose product MHDLMNDLAQLVAGEIFCRLEGEKQRKFSYRSRHSAYVIDDWYHSVKKFEAFNQMTSLRTFLHLMALRYLVFYLTKVVLDDLLPRLSYLRVLSLGGYEIYDLPDLFENLKHLRYLNFSGTRINRLPDSLCALYHLETLILRDCSELKNLPSKIGNLVNLHFLDIRGADSIESMPSGFDQLTKLQTLSNFVIGEGDGRLIRELKNLSNLRGNFCLSGLENVNGQDAREAKLNEKLGIDGLELQWGTDLENNTRKTEVEERVLDFLHPPKKLEQLIIENYGGVKFSSWIADSSLKNLSSLKLRNCKNCKSLPSVGRLPLLKDLSIIGFDQVQKIGVELFGENQLNPFASLEILSFESLPNWKEWDTCEGDKKVLKLPSLRELSIKTCPQLLGRLPTNLPSLQKLEIHRCMSLVVSISSFPSLCKFSIQGCAELVDDCSSPAKELSSLQTLSLSNISKFNIPADRTMLRFGNSEHFEIDGWEELASLSQQGFSLVGHRFISVWWCPQLQSLETKEAELQPDKISRVESLRIYYCERLNRLPQVLHELTFLTMMEIDNCRSLVSFAENNLPPNLKKLRIRCCGNLEYLVDEKEDNKSMSSTLCLLEELSIDKCLSLMSLSSKGHKNICNQLQLLHITDCLKLSCLFSNTKFPITLKYLRIGGCPMLEYIAEEFEESACLESIKITYSGIKSLPRGLDKLNHLQEISLGSCSNLVSFEESGLPSTSFRDIEVIDCGNFGALPKCMAGITSLRRLSVSNCSADISFPLGGFPANLTSLAISNAPKIYRSLVEWGLNRLTSLQELTIGGGGCSNMVSFPEEGIGMMLPPSLTHINLSEFENLEFMLSEGFLDLDSLQKLVIRNCPKLTSLPEKDVLLSLGYLFISRCPLLQEECSSDKGREWSKISHIPLVKVDGKRVIPRDLD is encoded by the coding sequence ATGCATGATCTTATGAATGATTTAGCTCAATTAGTAGCAGGAGAAATATTTTGCAGACTGGAGGGTGAAAAGCAACGAAAGTTTTCGTATCGTTCTCGCCACTCAGCTTATGTTATCGATGATTGGTATCACAGTGTAAAGAAGTTCGAGGCATTTAATCAAATGACTTCTTTACGTACTTTCTTACACTTAATGGCTCTAAGATATCTGGTATTCTATTTAACTAAGGTTGTCTTGGATGATTTATTGCCAAGACTTAGCTACTTAAGGGTTCTTTCTTTGGGTGGGTATGAGATCTATGATTTGCCCGActtgtttgaaaatttaaaacatcTACGCTACTTAAATTTTTCTGGAACCCGAATCAATCGTTTACCTGATTCTTTGTGTGCTCTTTATCATTTGGAGACTTTAATATTAAGAGATTGTTCAGAGCTCAAAAATTTACCCTCGAAGATCGGAAACCTTGTCAACTTGCATTTTCTTGATATTAGAGGTGCGGATTCAATAGAAAGTATGCCCTCCGGATTTGATCAGCTAACTAAGCTTCAAACTTTATCTAATTTTGTTATAGGGGAAGGTGATGGGCGTCTTATTAGAGAATTGAAAAATTTGTCAAACCTTAGAGGTAATTTTTGTCTTTCTGGATTGGAGAATGTTAATGGTCAAGATGCGAGGGAAGCTAAGTTAAATGAGAAGCTAGGGATTGATGGGTTAGAACTACAATGGGGTACAGACTTGGAGAATAATACAAGGAAAACAGAAGTTGAAGAGCGGGTGTTGGACTTTCTTCATCCTCCGAAAAAGCTTGAGCAACTCATCATTGAGAATTACGGGGGTGTAAAATTCTCATCTTGGATAGCAGATTCTTCCCTCAAGAATTTGTCATCTTTGAAGCTTCGCAATTGTAAAAACTGCAAGTCACTACCATCAGTTGGAAGGTTGCCATTGTTAAAAGATCTTTCAATTATTGGTTTCGATCAAGTACAGAAGATTGGTGTTGAGCTTTTCGGAGAAAATCAATTGAATCCATTTGCATCATTAGAGATTCTGTCTTTTGAGAGTCTTCCAAACTGGAAGGAGTGGGACACTTGTGAAGGAGACAAGAAGGTTTTGAAACTCCCCAGCCTTCGTGAGCTTTCAATCAAAACCTGTCCTCAATTGTTGGGAAGGTTGCCTACCAATCTTCCGTCCTTGCAAAAACTTGAAATTCATAGGTGTATGAGTTTGGTTGTTTCAATATCAAGTTTTCCGTCACTGTGTAAATTCAGTATACAAGGGTGTGCAGAACTGGTGGATGATTGCTCTTCTCCTGCAAAGGAGCTTTCCTCTTTGCAAACTTTGTCTCTTTCTAACATTTCAAAGTTTAATATTCCAGCAGATAGGACAATGTTGAGGTTTGGAAACTCAGAACATTTTGAAATTGATGGTTGGGAGGAGTTGGCATCTCTATCACAGCAGGGGTTTAGTTTAgttggacatcgtttcatttccGTTTGGTGGTGTCCTCAACTGCAGTCATTGGAAACTAAGGAAGCCGAATTGCAACCTGACAAGATTTCACGTGTTGAATCTCTGCGGATATATTACTGTGAAAGGCTTAATAGACTGCCACAAGTCTTACATGAGCTCACATTCCTTACAATGATGGAAATTGATAATTGTCGAAGCTTGGTTTCTTTTGCAGAGAATAACTTACCTCCTAATTTAAAAAAGCTGAGAATTAGATGCTGTGGGAATTTGGAGTATTTGGTTGATGAAAAAGAAGATAATAAGAGTATGAGTAGTACCCTCTGTCTTCTTGAGGAGTTGTCTATCGATAAGTGTCTTTCTCTAATGTCTTTGTCATCGAAGGGGCACAAAAATATTTGCAATCAGCTTCAACTGCTCCATATTACTGACTGCTTAAAGCTGAGTTGCCTATTTTCAAACACCAAGTTTCCCATAACGCTTAAATATTTGAGAATTGGGGGATGTCCAATGTTGGAATACATAGCCGAGGAGTTCGAGGAAAGTGCTTGTCTTGAATCTATTAAAATTACATATTCTGGAATTAAATCTCTACCACGAGGACTAGACAAGCTCAACCATCTCCAGGAGATTAGTTTGGGTTCGTGTTCAAATTTGGTTTCTTTTGAAGAAAGTGGGTTGCCCAGCACCAGCTTCAGAGATATCGAAGTTATTGATTGTGGAAATTTTGGAGCCCTTCCTAAGTGCATGGCCGGCATAACCTCCCTTCGACGATTAAGTGTGAGCAACTGTTCGGCAGACATATCATTTCCATTGGGGGGATTCCCTGCCAATCTCACATCACTTGCAATCTCAAACGCACCCAAGATTTATAGGTCACTTGTGGAATGGGGATTAAATAGACTCACATCTCTTCAAGAATTGACCATCGGAGGTGGAGGATGCTCAAACATGGTGTCGTTCCCAGAAGAAGGAATTGGAATGATGCTGCCTCCTTCTCTCACCCATATCAACCTTTCAGAATTTGAGAACCTGGAATTCATGCTCTCCGAGGGCTTTCTAGACCTAGACTCTCTTCAAAAATTGGTGATCCGTAATTGTCCCAAGCTAACATCTCTTCCGGAAAAAGACGTGCTTCTCTCGCttggatatttatttatttccagATGTCCGTTGCTGCAAGAAGAGTGCTCAAGCGATAAAGGACGAGAGTGGTCTAAGATTTCCCACATACCCCTTGTTAAAGTTGATGGTAAAAGAGTCATCCCGAGGGACTTAGATTGA